Proteins from a genomic interval of Watersipora subatra chromosome 10, tzWatSuba1.1, whole genome shotgun sequence:
- the LOC137406112 gene encoding uncharacterized protein gives MTPANFDHLLLLMKPQITKKDTVMRLAIEPKLKLAVTLHHLAEGASHTSIAAHYRLGRSTTSQIKYETVKALWNVLRPIQRESITLMVVCDADYKFLIVDIGQPGSRSDGGVWDSMAFARGLENGNINIPAPEPIGGDGADMPYVLVADEAFPLRPYFMRPFSGRSLDTQEKRVFNYRLSWARRVIENAFGIVSQRWRILFRMIAASQAKAVQIVQAVCVLHNYLRTVADANYVPPGFADVPGEDGVICNGFWRTNVQDHVATRSRSSRSINSDAMAVRNFLVQYFNGTEGWNGR, from the exons ATGACACCCGCTAATTTTGACCATTTGCTATTGTTGATGAAgcctcaaataacaaaaaaggaCACAGTTATGAGGCTAGCTATTGAGCCAAAGTTAAAGCTGGCTGTGACTCTACACCATCTTGCAGAAGGTGCCAGTCATACATCTATAGCTGCCCACTACAGATTGGGTAGATCGACTACATCGCAAATCAAATACGAGACTGTGAAGGCACTCTGGAATGTTTTGAGGCCTAT ACAAAGGGAGAGCATTACACTGATGGTGGTATGTGATGCCGATTACAAGTTCCTCATTGTTGACATAGGGCAGCCTGGGAGTCGAAGCGATGGAGGAGTGTGGGACTCAATGGCTTTCGCACGAGGATTGGAAAATG GTAACATAAATATACCAGCTCCAGAACCAATCGGTGGCGATGGCGCAGACATGCCATATGTGTTAGTGGCTGATGAAGCTTTTCCATTGAGACCGTACTTTATGAGACCATTTTCTGGGCGCTCATTGGACACCCAAGAAAAAAGAGTTTTCAATTATAGGCTGTCATGGGCTCGAAGAGTTATTGAAAATGCATTTG GTATAGTATCACAGCGATGGAGGATACTCTTCAGAATGATTGCAGCATCACAAGCCAAGGCCGTCCAGATAGTGCAAGCTGTTTGTGTCCTTCACAATTACCTCCGAACAGTGGCGGATGCAAACTATGTGCCTCCAGGTTTTGCAGACGTACCAGGTGAAGATGGTGTAATCTGCAATGGATTCTGGAGAACAAACGTCCAAGACCATGTTGCCACTCGTTCTAGGAGTAGCCGAAGCATCAATTCCGATGCAATGGCAGTTAGGAATTTTTTAGTGCAATATTTTAATGGTACGGAAGGGTGGAATGGCAGATAA